ATTGGGAACGCTGCATCGCCATCGATCTCAACGGCATCTTCTACTGCACGCGTCTCGGCATGCCGATGATCAAGGCAGCGGGCGGCGGCAGCATCATCAATCTGTCGTCCACCGCGGGACGACTCGGTTTTCCGCTGCGCTCTCCGTATGCCGCGGCCAAATGGGGCGTGGTCGGCCTCACCCAGAGCCTGGCGATGGAAGCCGGTCCCGACAAGGTCCGCGTCAACTGCATCCAGCCCGGCATCGTCGAAGGCGACCGCATCGATCGCGTGGCAGCGGCGAAGGCGCAGGCCTTCGGCATCAGCGTCGAGGAGCAGAAGAAACGCATGGTGGCCGATGTCTCGATGCGCATCATGGTGAGCGCCCAGGACATCGCCAACATGGCCCTGTTCCTCGCCTCCGACGCCGGCAAGCACGTGAGCGGGCAATCGCTGCCCGTGTGCGGTAACGTCGAAGTGCTGCGCTAAAATGAAACAGCCCCCACGCTCTCTTCGTTCGCTGCCCCCCAAAGGGGCGCGTCAGCGCCTTCGGGCGGCCGGGCGGCGCTGACATGGAACAGATCGCCATCATCGGTGCCGGCCTCATCGGTCGCGCGTGGGCCATGGTCTTCGCGCGCGCGGGCCACGCCGTCAAGCTGTGGGACAGCGCGCCCGGCGCCGTGGACCACGCGCTCAAGTTGATCGGGGAAGGCCTGGCCGAGTACCGATCCTTCGGCCTCATGAGCGAAGCGCCTGCGGTCGTGGCAGCGCGCATCT
The window above is part of the Gemmatimonadaceae bacterium genome. Proteins encoded here:
- a CDS encoding SDR family oxidoreductase is translated as MKPDLAVPGKRVLITAGAGGIGRAMAETFADAGARVHICDVDMKALEALRAARPAITSTVCDVSDLKQVDALFADVKRILGGLDVLINNAGIAGPTGKIEDISIEDWERCIAIDLNGIFYCTRLGMPMIKAAGGGSIINLSSTAGRLGFPLRSPYAAAKWGVVGLTQSLAMEAGPDKVRVNCIQPGIVEGDRIDRVAAAKAQAFGISVEEQKKRMVADVSMRIMVSAQDIANMALFLASDAGKHVSGQSLPVCGNVEVLR